Proteins from a genomic interval of Crassostrea angulata isolate pt1a10 chromosome 7, ASM2561291v2, whole genome shotgun sequence:
- the LOC128157480 gene encoding uncharacterized protein LOC128157480 isoform X4 — MDGLGGPYQNLDRRKIHPLLDQEEYELNDTDNAVKVHTDKPHLVSLGSGRLSTAVTILPLQEGRTEIGTSAAPSVPDIIIQGTGVEAEHCFIDNIHDVITLYPLAKMCAVDGVLVSEPTRLPQGCMLCLGRSNYFRFNHPKEAKKIKEAMPNCRISCAPLAFLQELEENPEYLKMISDAGNTVQKRSSSGSDKSRKGSSSRSPHSSYSNQQDDEEFLNKVCKFEMISRGKSSPTARSPVSQSFSPDGSYRSYTQAMSDQNEMGKSEPLSPVEMKRGYVSSPLEGKQYVPKPNYTYAGEKLFTKETATTRVSADILKKAGNVQVTERVTSTGSSSSSSLTSVSSAGGATLSWHSDSNKSSPRTSFVTLSSQNSTEHKKTLITVVSPKVFTSKVNLETDAEKLAESIMNGDLLATAYDSAGSSNSSSKRNTFDGMDFDFNELTASQQDLSMKHREIVAERKKEQEMERQEKQRLEEILSMCAEYDQKVSVDTVKVKQQTSVKAEPKIPPAMQQFLDNNVPKMSGTPSPKKSSPVPTKSTPKTPKAGDSFVFDGTPVEKVEQYDQKKRLVSDSTKSESPLISYQDVTPSKTPSGNKIVSPIIKTDRDGQYSRSGKGQITSTPKSVNFKDERPLEIEDSPKSSRGGQRYFRERKDSDYDSADMIIEPPKMVNGDVPALHGNDRHQNAQHSTQHSAEVSEKSESVNHNGKTSVKVKEDEFDRESMASPLHRPNHLPSFQDFSNEVNSLDRKEKSEFKSSMTKIKTNGSLTMISSPSNTHKEFSFQMRRASSNSSNSEEESASNSEDTGTIKRRPGQLQEFQVQRKGPGSSSEVKDKLSPDDPPTNFRPAMGSRSPKLTRKLMHVEDSNEKGNENITTYHIHREEVNVKVVDIDIDVENKSPIAVQKLSEKQDSGPVSWLESQRRKVENGLFNFKDAKLPQNGLSEKHSSPDSSSATNSTAVDQKTGIYENIPARSPKSFPGFKVEVKQGTKLQSFWDGDNKTLVNGLPGSRNSSGSGGGRKSDDVESLVSNSSDTEVKGSSRGHRRSGDPSSRRSSGHSKDSESFQQLDRLKKDKVELVSKITFLKQQIEEIEKLENEAIRELEMEKALLDGEKETEMEELQRDQERINILKERHREVVERAARERQKQRVRTTSRLRKELQQMEKQRELIQQLEQQQHETEQRLEACPKDDEEDMLEQHQQQMDSIEHQHKIFDDMEFKQLESEAKYEEEKEQIQRKLMKEQQELLEKYRSRENRLVEIDGHKKEMFSGVRKDMQSMEQKRQRLVEEFRKEKVELSNLVKKIQEISKMLALPVSDDNRDSFLADFQEGKLSSRDSYTTDPAPASQGEREGSVPLSATSSPTMSWISSSSEKGGHVIEQEKKRIEELKRRAADEGRAQWEERKLREANCKSFNSLESEDSSVASSCETPSEKETSLSSGEDQLEKMLELERLLAQAQSEKMRMIADQVKTREHEMMALQEERHKREQLERKLQEETQLREELVQQQIKMREKQSKQARPLTRYLPVRGKEFDLKNHIESAGHHLDDCPHLVVTSTNCRGWLQKMGNKFKTWHRRWFVFDRNKRSLIYYTDKNESKPRGGIYFQAIEEVYVDHLRTVKSPNPKLTFCVKTCDRTYYMVAPTPEAMRIWIDVIFTGAEGYQQFL; from the exons aactGGAGGAAAACCCTGAGTATCTCAAAATGATATCAGATGCTGGAAATACTGTGCAAAAACGGTCGTCTTCTGGATCTGACAAAAGTCGCAAAGGATCGTCTTCAAGATCTCCACATAGCTCTTATAGTAATCAACAGGACGATGAAGAGTTTCTAAACAAAGTTTGTAAGTTTGAGATGATCTCGCGTGGCAAATCCTCACCTACAGCAAGATCTCCAGTGAGCCAAAGTTTTTCACCCGATGGATCTTACCGTTCTTATACACAAGCAATGTCTGACCAAAACGAAATGGGAAAATCGGAACCTTTATCACCTGTGGAAATGAAAAGAGGCTATGTCTCGTCTCCGCTGGAAGGAAAACAGTATGTGCCAAAGCCAAATTATACTTATGCAGGAGAGAAActttttacaaaagaaacaGCTACAACTCGTGTATCTGCAGATATTCTCAAAAAAGCTGGAAATGTGCAAGTGACTGAACGAGTGACCAGCACTGGAAGCTCTAGCTCCAGTTCTCTGACCAGTGTTAGTAGTGCTGGGGGTGCCACTCTGAGCTGGCACTCCGACTCCAACAAATCCTCCCCCAGAACCAGCTTTGTGACTCTCTCTTCCCAGAATTCCACAGAACATAAGAAAACTCTCATTACAGTTGTGTCGCCAAAAGTGTTCACCTCCAAAGTCAACTTAGAGACTGATGCAGAGAAACTCGCTGAAAGTATCATGAATGGTGACCTACTAGCAACAGCTTATGACAGTGCTGGAAGTAGTAACTCGTCCAGTAAAAGAAATACTTTTGATGGAATGGACTTTGATTTCAATGAACTGACTGCGAGCCAGCAGGATTTGTCTATGAAACATCGTGAAATTGTGGCTGAACGAAAAAAGGAACAAGAAATGGAAAGACAAGAAAAACAAAGGTTAGAGGAGATTCTGAGTATGTGTGCAGAGTATGATCAGAAGGTCTCTGTAGACACTGTGAAAGTGAAACAACAGACCTCAGTCAAGGCAGAGCCTAAAATCCCACCTGCAATGCAACAGTTCCTGGACAATAATGTTCCCAAAATGTCAGGAACACCAAGTCCTAAGAAATCTTCACCTGTCCCTACCAAATCTACCCCAAAGACTCCAAAAGCTGGTGATTCCTTTGTTTTTGATGGCACTCCAGTAGAAAAAGTGGAGCAGTATGATCAAAAGAAGAGACTAGTGTCTGATTCCACTAAAAGTGAGAGTCCACTTATTTCATACCAGGATGTCACTCCATCCAAAACACCATCAGGGAACAAGATAGTTAGCCCAATCATAAAAACAGACAGAGATGGACAGTATTCCCGCTCAGGGAAAGGACAAATCACTAGCACACCTAAATCTGTGAACTTTAAAGATGAGAGACCTCTTGAAATAGAAGACAGCCCTAAATCGTCTAGAGGAGGTCAAAGATACTTCAGAGAGAGGAAAGATTCTGACTATGATAGTGCTGACATGATTATAGAACCACCTAAAATGGTCAATGGAGATGTGCCTGCTCTTCATGGAAATGATAGGCACCAAAATGCACAACATTCTACACAGCATAGTGCAGAAGTGTCTGAGAAATCTGAAAGTGTGAATCATAATGGGAAAACAAGTGTCAAAGTGAAAGAGGACGAGTTTGATAGAGAAAGTATGGCTTCTCCTCTACACAGACCAAATCATTTACCAAGTTTTCAGGATTTTAGTAATGAAGTCAATTCATTGGATAGGAAAGAAAAATCAGAATTCAAAAGTTCAATGACAAAAATCAAGACCAATGGATCATTAACAATGATTTCATCTCCCAGCAACACGCACAAGGAATTTAGCTTCCAAATGCGAAGAGCAAGTTCCAACTCATCCAATTCAGAAGAGGAATCTGCGAGTAATTCTGAGGACACAGGAACTATCAAACGCCGTCCAGGGCAGTTGCAAGAGTTCCAAGTGCAACGTAAAGGCCCGGGGTCATCAAGTGAGGTGAAAGACAAACTGAGTCCAGATGACCCGCCCACAAACTTCCGTCCTGCGATGGGTAGCAGGAGCCCCAAACTTACCCGTAAACTAATGCATGTGGAGGACTCAAATGAGAAAGGAAATGAAAACATCACCACATATCATATTCATCGAGAAGAAGTAAATGTGAAAGTTGTGGATATTGATATTGACGTAGAGAATAAAAGTCCCATTGCTGTTCAAAAATTGAGTGAAAAACAAGATTCTGGTCCAGTCAGCTGGCTTGAATCCCAAAGGAGAAAAGTGGAGAACGGActttttaactttaaagatGCAAAATTACCTCAGAATGGACTTTCAGAAAAGCATTCTAGCCCTGACTCCAGTAGTGCTACCAATTCAACTGCAGTGGACCAGAAGACTGGAATTTATGAGAATATACCAGCAAGATCTCCAAAATCATTCCCTGGTTTCAAAGTGGAAGTGAAACAAGGAACAAAATTGCAGTCTTTCTGGGATGGAGATAATAAGACATTGGTGAATGGACTGCCTGGTTCCCGTAATTCCTCAGGTTCTGGTGGAGGAAGAAAGTCGGATGATGTGGAGAGTCTAGTGTCAAACAGCAGTGACACTGAGGTCAAAGGGTCATCAAGGGGTCACCGAAGGTCGGGGGATCCATCCAGTAGAAGGAGTTCAGGACATAgcaaa GATTCCGAGTCCTTTCAGCAGCTGGATAGACTGAAGAAGGACAAAGTGGAGCTCGTGTCCAAAATCACCTTCCTGAAGCAGCAGATAGAGGAAATAGAGAAACTGGAAAATGAAGCCATCCGAGAG CTTGAAATGGAAAAAGCTCTGTTGGATGGAGAAAAAGAGACAGAGATGGAAGAATTACAGCGTGACCAGGAGCGGATCAACATTCTAAAGGAGCGGCATAGGGAGGTGGTGGAAAGGGCAGCAAGGGAGAGGCAAAAG CAGCGAGTTAGAACAACCAGCAGATTACGTAAA GAGCTGCAGCAGATGGAGAAGCAGAGAGAGCTGATCCAACAGTTAGAGCAGCAGCAGCATGAGACGGAGCAGAGACTGGAGGCATGCCCCAAGGACGACGAGGAAGACATGTTAGAGCAGCATCAGCAGCAGATGGACAGCATAGAACATCAGCATAAGATATTTGATGACATGGAATTCAAACAACTGGAG TCTGAGGCCAAGTATGAAGAGGAGAAAGAGCAGATACAGAGAAAACTCATGAAAGAACAGCAAGAACTGTTAGAAAAATACAGGTCAAGGGAG AACCGTCTCGTGGAAATAGATGGCCATAAAAAGGAAATGTTTTCTGGAGTCCGGAAAGACATGCAGTCCATGGAACAGAAGAGGCAGAGATTGGTGGAGGAATTCAGGAAG GAAAAAGTAGAATTGTCAAACTTGGTGAAGAAAATCCAAGAGATTTCCAAAATGCTGGCTCTTCCTGTCAGTGATGATAATAGGGACTCGTTTTTAGCCGACTTCCAG GAAGGAAAACTCTCATCCAGAGACAGCTACACCACTGACCCCGCCCCCGCCAGTCAGGGGGAGAGGGAGGGGTCAGTCCCCCTCTCTGCCACGTCAAGTCCGACAATGTCCTGGATCTCTTCCTCCTCTGAGAAAG GAGGTCATGTGATAGAACAAGAGAAGAAGCGAATCGAAGAGTTGAAACGGAGGGCAGCAGATGAGGGAAGAGCTCAATGGGAGGAGAGGAAACTCCGAGAGGCCAACTGTAAAAGCTTCAACTCGCTGGAGTCCGAAGACAGCAGTGTCGCCAGCAGTTGTGAAACACCCTCTGAGAAAGAAACAAG CCTCAGCAGTGGGGAGGACCAGCTGGAGAAGATGTTGGAGCTGGAGAGACTCCTCGCACAGGCCCAGTCAGAGAAAATGAGGATGATAGCAGACCAG GTGAAAACTCGGGAGCATGAGATGATGGCCCTACAAGAGGAGAGACATAAACGAGAACAACTGGAGAGGAAACTTCAAGAGGAGACCCAGCTTAGAGAGGAACTAGTCCAACAGCAGATCAAAATGCGTGAAAAACAGTCAAAACAG GCTCGTCCTTTAACAAGATACCTGCCTGTTAGAGGAAAAGAATTTGACCTTAAAAATCACATAGAGTCTGCAGGTCATCACCTTGACGACTGTCCTCATCTGGTGGTCACATCCACGAACTGTAGAGGGTGGCTCCAAAAAATGGGCAACAAATTCAAAACATGGCACAGACgttggtttgtgtttgatagaAACAAGCGATCTCTGATTTACTACACAGACAAGAATGAAAGCAAACCCAGAGGAGGCATTTATTTCCAGGCGATAGAGGAAGTGTATGTTGACCATTTACGGACAGTTAAAAGTCCCAATCCAAAGTTAACTTTCTGTGTGAAAACTTGTGATAGAACTTATTACATGGTGGCCCCCACCCCAGAGGCCATGAGGATCTGGATTGATGTGATATTCACTGGAGCAGAAGGGTACCAGCAGTTTTTATGA
- the LOC128157480 gene encoding pleckstrin homology-like domain family B member 2 isoform X6 encodes MEKKKSKKSLSSKTGCMLCLGRSNYFRFNHPKEAKKIKEAMPNCRISCAPLAFLQELEENPEYLKMISDAGNTVQKRSSSGSDKSRKGSSSRSPHSSYSNQQDDEEFLNKVCKFEMISRGKSSPTARSPVSQSFSPDGSYRSYTQAMSDQNEMGKSEPLSPVEMKRGYVSSPLEGKQYVPKPNYTYAGEKLFTKETATTRVSADILKKAGNVQVTERVTSTGSSSSSSLTSVSSAGGATLSWHSDSNKSSPRTSFVTLSSQNSTEHKKTLITVVSPKVFTSKVNLETDAEKLAESIMNGDLLATAYDSAGSSNSSSKRNTFDGMDFDFNELTASQQDLSMKHREIVAERKKEQEMERQEKQRLEEILSMCAEYDQKVSVDTVKVKQQTSVKAEPKIPPAMQQFLDNNVPKMSGTPSPKKSSPVPTKSTPKTPKAGDSFVFDGTPVEKVEQYDQKKRLVSDSTKSESPLISYQDVTPSKTPSGNKIVSPIIKTDRDGQYSRSGKGQITSTPKSVNFKDERPLEIEDSPKSSRGGQRYFRERKDSDYDSADMIIEPPKMVNGDVPALHGNDRHQNAQHSTQHSAEVSEKSESVNHNGKTSVKVKEDEFDRESMASPLHRPNHLPSFQDFSNEVNSLDRKEKSEFKSSMTKIKTNGSLTMISSPSNTHKEFSFQMRRASSNSSNSEEESASNSEDTGTIKRRPGQLQEFQVQRKGPGSSSEVKDKLSPDDPPTNFRPAMGSRSPKLTRKLMHVEDSNEKGNENITTYHIHREEVNVKVVDIDIDVENKSPIAVQKLSEKQDSGPVSWLESQRRKVENGLFNFKDAKLPQNGLSEKHSSPDSSSATNSTAVDQKTGIYENIPARSPKSFPGFKVEVKQGTKLQSFWDGDNKTLVNGLPGSRNSSGSGGGRKSDDVESLVSNSSDTEVKGSSRGHRRSGDPSSRRSSGHSKDSESFQQLDRLKKDKVELVSKITFLKQQIEEIEKLENEAIRELEMEKALLDGEKETEMEELQRDQERINILKERHREVVERAARERQKQRVRTTSRLRKELQQMEKQRELIQQLEQQQHETEQRLEACPKDDEEDMLEQHQQQMDSIEHQHKIFDDMEFKQLESEAKYEEEKEQIQRKLMKEQQELLEKYRSRENRLVEIDGHKKEMFSGVRKDMQSMEQKRQRLVEEFRKEKVELSNLVKKIQEISKMLALPVSDDNRDSFLADFQEGKLSSRDSYTTDPAPASQGEREGSVPLSATSSPTMSWISSSSEKGERKKSATMLEIERNHSLFLELQGGHVIEQEKKRIEELKRRAADEGRAQWEERKLREANCKSFNSLESEDSSVASSCETPSEKETSLSSGEDQLEKMLELERLLAQAQSEKMRMIADQVKTREHEMMALQEERHKREQLERKLQEETQLREELVQQQIKMREKQSKQARPLTRYLPVRGKEFDLKNHIESAGHHLDDCPHLVVTSTNCRGWLQKMGNKFKTWHRRWFVFDRNKRSLIYYTDKNESKPRGGIYFQAIEEVYVDHLRTVKSPNPKLTFCVKTCDRTYYMVAPTPEAMRIWIDVIFTGAEGYQQFL; translated from the exons aactGGAGGAAAACCCTGAGTATCTCAAAATGATATCAGATGCTGGAAATACTGTGCAAAAACGGTCGTCTTCTGGATCTGACAAAAGTCGCAAAGGATCGTCTTCAAGATCTCCACATAGCTCTTATAGTAATCAACAGGACGATGAAGAGTTTCTAAACAAAGTTTGTAAGTTTGAGATGATCTCGCGTGGCAAATCCTCACCTACAGCAAGATCTCCAGTGAGCCAAAGTTTTTCACCCGATGGATCTTACCGTTCTTATACACAAGCAATGTCTGACCAAAACGAAATGGGAAAATCGGAACCTTTATCACCTGTGGAAATGAAAAGAGGCTATGTCTCGTCTCCGCTGGAAGGAAAACAGTATGTGCCAAAGCCAAATTATACTTATGCAGGAGAGAAActttttacaaaagaaacaGCTACAACTCGTGTATCTGCAGATATTCTCAAAAAAGCTGGAAATGTGCAAGTGACTGAACGAGTGACCAGCACTGGAAGCTCTAGCTCCAGTTCTCTGACCAGTGTTAGTAGTGCTGGGGGTGCCACTCTGAGCTGGCACTCCGACTCCAACAAATCCTCCCCCAGAACCAGCTTTGTGACTCTCTCTTCCCAGAATTCCACAGAACATAAGAAAACTCTCATTACAGTTGTGTCGCCAAAAGTGTTCACCTCCAAAGTCAACTTAGAGACTGATGCAGAGAAACTCGCTGAAAGTATCATGAATGGTGACCTACTAGCAACAGCTTATGACAGTGCTGGAAGTAGTAACTCGTCCAGTAAAAGAAATACTTTTGATGGAATGGACTTTGATTTCAATGAACTGACTGCGAGCCAGCAGGATTTGTCTATGAAACATCGTGAAATTGTGGCTGAACGAAAAAAGGAACAAGAAATGGAAAGACAAGAAAAACAAAGGTTAGAGGAGATTCTGAGTATGTGTGCAGAGTATGATCAGAAGGTCTCTGTAGACACTGTGAAAGTGAAACAACAGACCTCAGTCAAGGCAGAGCCTAAAATCCCACCTGCAATGCAACAGTTCCTGGACAATAATGTTCCCAAAATGTCAGGAACACCAAGTCCTAAGAAATCTTCACCTGTCCCTACCAAATCTACCCCAAAGACTCCAAAAGCTGGTGATTCCTTTGTTTTTGATGGCACTCCAGTAGAAAAAGTGGAGCAGTATGATCAAAAGAAGAGACTAGTGTCTGATTCCACTAAAAGTGAGAGTCCACTTATTTCATACCAGGATGTCACTCCATCCAAAACACCATCAGGGAACAAGATAGTTAGCCCAATCATAAAAACAGACAGAGATGGACAGTATTCCCGCTCAGGGAAAGGACAAATCACTAGCACACCTAAATCTGTGAACTTTAAAGATGAGAGACCTCTTGAAATAGAAGACAGCCCTAAATCGTCTAGAGGAGGTCAAAGATACTTCAGAGAGAGGAAAGATTCTGACTATGATAGTGCTGACATGATTATAGAACCACCTAAAATGGTCAATGGAGATGTGCCTGCTCTTCATGGAAATGATAGGCACCAAAATGCACAACATTCTACACAGCATAGTGCAGAAGTGTCTGAGAAATCTGAAAGTGTGAATCATAATGGGAAAACAAGTGTCAAAGTGAAAGAGGACGAGTTTGATAGAGAAAGTATGGCTTCTCCTCTACACAGACCAAATCATTTACCAAGTTTTCAGGATTTTAGTAATGAAGTCAATTCATTGGATAGGAAAGAAAAATCAGAATTCAAAAGTTCAATGACAAAAATCAAGACCAATGGATCATTAACAATGATTTCATCTCCCAGCAACACGCACAAGGAATTTAGCTTCCAAATGCGAAGAGCAAGTTCCAACTCATCCAATTCAGAAGAGGAATCTGCGAGTAATTCTGAGGACACAGGAACTATCAAACGCCGTCCAGGGCAGTTGCAAGAGTTCCAAGTGCAACGTAAAGGCCCGGGGTCATCAAGTGAGGTGAAAGACAAACTGAGTCCAGATGACCCGCCCACAAACTTCCGTCCTGCGATGGGTAGCAGGAGCCCCAAACTTACCCGTAAACTAATGCATGTGGAGGACTCAAATGAGAAAGGAAATGAAAACATCACCACATATCATATTCATCGAGAAGAAGTAAATGTGAAAGTTGTGGATATTGATATTGACGTAGAGAATAAAAGTCCCATTGCTGTTCAAAAATTGAGTGAAAAACAAGATTCTGGTCCAGTCAGCTGGCTTGAATCCCAAAGGAGAAAAGTGGAGAACGGActttttaactttaaagatGCAAAATTACCTCAGAATGGACTTTCAGAAAAGCATTCTAGCCCTGACTCCAGTAGTGCTACCAATTCAACTGCAGTGGACCAGAAGACTGGAATTTATGAGAATATACCAGCAAGATCTCCAAAATCATTCCCTGGTTTCAAAGTGGAAGTGAAACAAGGAACAAAATTGCAGTCTTTCTGGGATGGAGATAATAAGACATTGGTGAATGGACTGCCTGGTTCCCGTAATTCCTCAGGTTCTGGTGGAGGAAGAAAGTCGGATGATGTGGAGAGTCTAGTGTCAAACAGCAGTGACACTGAGGTCAAAGGGTCATCAAGGGGTCACCGAAGGTCGGGGGATCCATCCAGTAGAAGGAGTTCAGGACATAgcaaa GATTCCGAGTCCTTTCAGCAGCTGGATAGACTGAAGAAGGACAAAGTGGAGCTCGTGTCCAAAATCACCTTCCTGAAGCAGCAGATAGAGGAAATAGAGAAACTGGAAAATGAAGCCATCCGAGAG CTTGAAATGGAAAAAGCTCTGTTGGATGGAGAAAAAGAGACAGAGATGGAAGAATTACAGCGTGACCAGGAGCGGATCAACATTCTAAAGGAGCGGCATAGGGAGGTGGTGGAAAGGGCAGCAAGGGAGAGGCAAAAG CAGCGAGTTAGAACAACCAGCAGATTACGTAAA GAGCTGCAGCAGATGGAGAAGCAGAGAGAGCTGATCCAACAGTTAGAGCAGCAGCAGCATGAGACGGAGCAGAGACTGGAGGCATGCCCCAAGGACGACGAGGAAGACATGTTAGAGCAGCATCAGCAGCAGATGGACAGCATAGAACATCAGCATAAGATATTTGATGACATGGAATTCAAACAACTGGAG TCTGAGGCCAAGTATGAAGAGGAGAAAGAGCAGATACAGAGAAAACTCATGAAAGAACAGCAAGAACTGTTAGAAAAATACAGGTCAAGGGAG AACCGTCTCGTGGAAATAGATGGCCATAAAAAGGAAATGTTTTCTGGAGTCCGGAAAGACATGCAGTCCATGGAACAGAAGAGGCAGAGATTGGTGGAGGAATTCAGGAAG GAAAAAGTAGAATTGTCAAACTTGGTGAAGAAAATCCAAGAGATTTCCAAAATGCTGGCTCTTCCTGTCAGTGATGATAATAGGGACTCGTTTTTAGCCGACTTCCAG GAAGGAAAACTCTCATCCAGAGACAGCTACACCACTGACCCCGCCCCCGCCAGTCAGGGGGAGAGGGAGGGGTCAGTCCCCCTCTCTGCCACGTCAAGTCCGACAATGTCCTGGATCTCTTCCTCCTCTGAGAAAGGTGAGCGCAAGAAATCAGCCACCATGTTGGAGATCGAGCGAAACCACTCCCTGTTCCTCGAGCTTCAAG GAGGTCATGTGATAGAACAAGAGAAGAAGCGAATCGAAGAGTTGAAACGGAGGGCAGCAGATGAGGGAAGAGCTCAATGGGAGGAGAGGAAACTCCGAGAGGCCAACTGTAAAAGCTTCAACTCGCTGGAGTCCGAAGACAGCAGTGTCGCCAGCAGTTGTGAAACACCCTCTGAGAAAGAAACAAG CCTCAGCAGTGGGGAGGACCAGCTGGAGAAGATGTTGGAGCTGGAGAGACTCCTCGCACAGGCCCAGTCAGAGAAAATGAGGATGATAGCAGACCAG GTGAAAACTCGGGAGCATGAGATGATGGCCCTACAAGAGGAGAGACATAAACGAGAACAACTGGAGAGGAAACTTCAAGAGGAGACCCAGCTTAGAGAGGAACTAGTCCAACAGCAGATCAAAATGCGTGAAAAACAGTCAAAACAG GCTCGTCCTTTAACAAGATACCTGCCTGTTAGAGGAAAAGAATTTGACCTTAAAAATCACATAGAGTCTGCAGGTCATCACCTTGACGACTGTCCTCATCTGGTGGTCACATCCACGAACTGTAGAGGGTGGCTCCAAAAAATGGGCAACAAATTCAAAACATGGCACAGACgttggtttgtgtttgatagaAACAAGCGATCTCTGATTTACTACACAGACAAGAATGAAAGCAAACCCAGAGGAGGCATTTATTTCCAGGCGATAGAGGAAGTGTATGTTGACCATTTACGGACAGTTAAAAGTCCCAATCCAAAGTTAACTTTCTGTGTGAAAACTTGTGATAGAACTTATTACATGGTGGCCCCCACCCCAGAGGCCATGAGGATCTGGATTGATGTGATATTCACTGGAGCAGAAGGGTACCAGCAGTTTTTATGA